In Caldisericaceae bacterium, a single window of DNA contains:
- a CDS encoding 3'-5' exoribonuclease, producing the protein MKFVFFDLETTGLRVEEDEVIEIGAIKVINWESVSTFKTLVKSTKTLPHFISNLTGITQEDLNKAQDKEDVKKAFSDFIEDAVLVAHNASFDKAFLENFFGEPVKNRVIDTLELARLMFPELQSHSLEKLVSTFKIKSEKAHRAFNDALMLYEVFKKIIEEKKNFPKDDLGKLKRIIGDAREFDFLFADVDIDSLDLIELKRNEPVLTLPFKEVNANQEKKTHYIEGDIGKILSLIDKSGFTLIVFYSEGVKEQIISSFPKLKIFDATGLENFICLHRFFNYLQNPNRIPLDLRMDFAILTSYLIKTKDFLLKNAPNHILKNRVLKNISICNTKNCQLKDKCPLMEKLDLIKDSDVVLTKMSTFLFVYNLFLSLKFDSVIFFEAYRLPKVFYTEKMVYSENDINMIAELDENLKGHLSALFEDPRNSTNSNVLKLFEDDFLNTNMHEKAFDISSKQRSITISEKEPKKIFSNIKNNSNVYFLSNRLTYNGKNILEDFTSLKEELFTKDNGTYKTLEIVPVYIHSPNVDEFFEEFLDSFESLSHIKPALFVFENKVQLKNMKLELAKKYSWIDEAIKNENKIATFASYEFPKIGEYKIVYLFKLPFNVANLSEDYAILYAKNFVLDNINKKEKTVLVYFDGRFKDKRFLSKVNDLFLNVPIFIEKKANLSNFVRKFLES; encoded by the coding sequence TGGGAAAGTGTTTCAACATTTAAAACTCTTGTAAAGTCTACAAAAACCTTGCCTCATTTTATCTCTAATCTCACAGGGATAACTCAAGAAGATCTTAACAAAGCGCAGGATAAAGAAGATGTCAAAAAAGCATTTAGCGATTTTATTGAGGATGCGGTATTGGTTGCCCATAATGCTTCATTTGATAAGGCTTTCCTTGAAAACTTTTTTGGAGAGCCCGTTAAAAATAGGGTAATAGATACATTGGAACTTGCTCGTTTGATGTTTCCTGAATTACAGTCTCACAGTCTTGAAAAGCTCGTTTCAACTTTTAAGATTAAAAGCGAAAAAGCCCATAGGGCCTTTAATGATGCTTTAATGCTCTATGAAGTGTTTAAAAAAATCATTGAAGAGAAGAAAAATTTTCCAAAAGACGACCTTGGTAAATTAAAAAGGATAATTGGGGATGCAAGAGAATTTGATTTTCTTTTTGCTGATGTTGATATAGATAGTTTAGATTTAATTGAATTAAAGAGGAACGAGCCTGTTCTTACTCTGCCTTTTAAAGAAGTTAATGCCAATCAAGAAAAAAAGACCCATTATATAGAAGGTGACATTGGTAAAATTTTATCCTTAATAGATAAATCCGGTTTTACTCTAATTGTCTTTTACTCTGAAGGGGTTAAAGAGCAGATCATTTCAAGTTTCCCAAAGTTAAAAATTTTTGATGCAACAGGTTTAGAAAATTTCATTTGTTTGCATAGATTTTTTAATTATTTACAGAATCCCAACAGGATTCCATTAGATCTTAGAATGGATTTTGCCATTCTTACTTCTTACTTAATAAAAACAAAAGACTTTCTTTTAAAAAACGCGCCAAATCATATTTTAAAGAACAGAGTATTGAAAAATATTTCTATATGTAATACAAAGAATTGTCAACTTAAAGATAAGTGCCCTCTAATGGAGAAGCTAGATCTAATAAAGGATAGTGATGTTGTTTTAACGAAAATGTCTACTTTTCTTTTTGTGTATAATCTCTTTTTAAGTCTTAAATTTGATTCAGTTATCTTTTTTGAAGCTTATCGCTTGCCAAAAGTATTCTACACTGAGAAAATGGTTTATTCCGAAAATGATATCAATATGATTGCTGAATTGGATGAAAATTTAAAAGGACATCTGTCGGCTCTTTTTGAAGACCCAAGGAATTCAACCAATTCTAATGTCTTAAAACTTTTCGAAGACGATTTTCTAAACACAAACATGCACGAAAAAGCATTTGATATTAGTTCGAAACAAAGATCAATTACAATAAGTGAAAAAGAACCAAAAAAGATTTTTTCTAATATAAAAAATAACTCCAATGTTTATTTTTTGAGCAATAGATTAACTTATAACGGTAAAAATATTTTAGAAGACTTCACTTCTCTTAAGGAAGAGTTGTTTACAAAAGATAACGGAACTTATAAGACTCTTGAAATAGTTCCAGTGTATATACACTCTCCCAATGTAGATGAGTTTTTTGAGGAGTTTCTTGATAGTTTTGAAAGTTTATCTCATATTAAACCTGCTCTTTTTGTATTTGAAAATAAAGTTCAGCTTAAAAACATGAAATTGGAGCTTGCAAAAAAATACAGTTGGATTGATGAAGCAATCAAAAACGAAAATAAGATTGCCACATTTGCTTCTTATGAATTTCCTAAAATTGGTGAATATAAAATAGTTTACCTATTTAAATTGCCGTTTAACGTTGCTAATTTAAGTGAAGATTATGCAATATTGTATGCGAAGAATTTTGTCCTTGATAACATAAATAAAAAAGAAAAAACTGTCTTAGTGTATTTTGATGGTAGGTTTAAAGATAAACGATTTTTATCAAAGGTTAATGACCTTTTTTTGAATGTACCCATTTTCATTGAGAAAAAAGCGAATCTATCAAACTTTGTTAGAAAATTCCTCGAATCTTAG
- a CDS encoding ROK family protein, translating to MKEYIGIDLGGTKIKGVRINENFEIVENVNVEKYDSSSAESITNVLEEVIRTLDKPEVLSIGFGIAGFIDAYLGVIHASPNIPALKEINIKSIFEHKFGKDVFVDNDAKAGALAELFVGSAKDTKDFLFITFGTGIGAAIISNGMLVRGANNLAGEIGHITLDPNGPKCGCGKLGCFETFASGPAIKRIYIENIKNYDKLPLLAYFSNDSSKIDTPFIFKFKDFDINAKNTLKYVADKIGLGLSIVVNLLNPKKVIIGGGLGMSLKGIFNDVLESFYRNTLKIEAESVEFLFSELENEGVAIGAALLPFSKY from the coding sequence ATGAAAGAGTATATTGGGATTGATTTAGGTGGCACAAAAATCAAAGGAGTAAGGATAAACGAAAATTTTGAGATAGTTGAGAATGTTAATGTTGAGAAATATGATTCATCATCTGCAGAAAGTATTACCAACGTTTTAGAAGAAGTGATTAGAACACTTGATAAACCCGAAGTTTTGAGCATAGGTTTTGGAATTGCAGGTTTTATTGATGCCTACTTAGGAGTTATCCATGCGTCTCCCAATATCCCTGCATTAAAGGAAATTAATATTAAAAGTATTTTTGAGCATAAATTTGGTAAAGACGTTTTTGTTGATAATGATGCTAAGGCGGGGGCTCTTGCGGAGTTATTTGTGGGTTCAGCAAAAGACACGAAGGATTTTTTGTTTATCACTTTTGGGACAGGTATCGGTGCAGCAATTATTTCAAACGGAATGCTTGTTCGAGGGGCGAACAACTTAGCTGGCGAAATTGGTCATATAACTTTGGACCCAAACGGTCCTAAATGTGGCTGTGGAAAGTTAGGCTGTTTTGAAACTTTTGCTTCAGGACCTGCGATTAAAAGAATTTACATTGAGAATATTAAAAATTATGATAAACTTCCCCTTTTAGCATACTTTTCAAATGATTCCTCGAAGATTGATACACCTTTTATTTTTAAATTTAAAGACTTCGATATAAATGCTAAAAATACTTTAAAGTATGTAGCTGATAAAATAGGTTTGGGCTTATCAATTGTAGTTAATCTACTTAACCCAAAGAAAGTAATTATTGGTGGTGGCTTGGGAATGTCTTTAAAGGGGATTTTTAATGATGTTTTAGAGTCGTTCTATAGAAACACTTTGAAAATAGAAGCAGAATCCGTTGAATTTCTTTTTTCTGAACTTGAAAACGAGGGAGTTGCAATTGGAGCGGCTTTGCTTCCTTTTTCAAAATATTGA
- a CDS encoding tyrosine-type recombinase/integrase, whose amino-acid sequence MENLDKEHIKSQFAIYLLMKGYSNLTVKNYIYIVNDFLKSSSLPDAQSIQKYFLRKKITKNTRATQTLILKSFAKFIKKELKIDFEVSDPPKTSKTLPVFLTKDEVRRLLDVSKNHLRDFTILTFLIYTGVRVGELVNLKVEDVNLEGRYVKIRGKGDKERLVPLSNELTAILSMYMEKKKNETEYLFESNRHKKFSPLTIQLMVRKYAKLANIPKKITPHKLRHTFATLALESGISPITIGELLGHSSLNTTMKYTHVTNKLAMDAVKKISEFTDLKDMITNS is encoded by the coding sequence ATGGAAAACTTAGATAAGGAACACATAAAAAGCCAATTTGCCATTTATCTTCTAATGAAAGGTTATTCAAATCTTACTGTAAAAAACTACATTTATATAGTTAACGATTTTTTAAAAAGTTCATCTCTACCTGATGCACAATCAATACAAAAGTATTTTTTAAGAAAAAAAATAACTAAAAACACAAGGGCAACTCAAACACTAATACTAAAAAGTTTTGCAAAATTTATAAAAAAAGAACTCAAAATTGATTTTGAAGTCTCTGATCCTCCGAAAACTTCAAAAACACTCCCCGTATTCTTAACAAAAGATGAAGTAAGAAGACTTCTTGACGTTTCAAAAAACCATTTAAGAGATTTTACCATTCTTACGTTTCTTATTTACACAGGAGTAAGAGTTGGAGAACTTGTAAATTTAAAAGTAGAAGACGTTAATCTTGAAGGAAGATATGTAAAAATTAGAGGTAAAGGTGATAAAGAAAGATTGGTGCCTTTATCTAACGAATTGACAGCAATTCTTTCTATGTACATGGAAAAGAAAAAAAATGAAACAGAGTACCTATTTGAAAGTAATAGGCACAAAAAATTTTCTCCACTTACCATTCAACTCATGGTAAGAAAATATGCAAAACTTGCAAATATACCCAAAAAAATCACACCGCACAAACTAAGACACACATTTGCAACACTTGCCCTCGAATCTGGTATAAGCCCAATAACTATAGGAGAACTCTTAGGACACAGTTCTCTTAATACAACAATGAAATATACACACGTAACAAATAAGTTGGCAATGGATGCAGTTAAAAAAATAAGCGAGTTTACCGATCTTAAGGATATGATAACAAATAGTTAA